A DNA window from Guyparkeria halophila contains the following coding sequences:
- the groL gene encoding chaperonin GroEL (60 kDa chaperone family; promotes refolding of misfolded polypeptides especially under stressful conditions; forms two stacked rings of heptamers to form a barrel-shaped 14mer; ends can be capped by GroES; misfolded proteins enter the barrel where they are refolded when GroES binds), which translates to MSAKEIRFSTSARDRMLRGVNLLADAVKVTLGPKGRNVVIEKSFGAPAVTKDGVSVAREIELEDKFENMGAQMVKEVSSQTADVAGDGTTTATVLAAAIVREGVKAVAAGMNPMDLKRGIDRAVESAVTELKNLSKPCTDNKAIAQVATISANSDKKVGEIIAEAMERVGKDGVITVEEGSGFEDELEVVEGMQFDRGYLSPYFVNNQKQMSVELEDPYILLHDKKISNIRDLLPALEAASQANKPLLIVSEDIEGEALATLVINAMRGIVKVAAVKAPGFGDRRKAMLQDLAIVTGGQVISDEVGLTLDKVTLDDMGTAKRVVVTKENSTIINGSGTKEDIDTRVEQIRTQIENTSSEYDKEKLQERIAKLAGGVAVIKVGAATEVEMKEKKDRVDDALHATRAAVEEGIVPGGGVALIRALASLGELKGENVDQQTGISIALRAMEDPLRFIVANSGGEPSVVVQGVRQGKGNYGYNAANGEYGDMVEMGILDPTKVTRTALQNAASVAGLMITTECMIAELPSKDDGGTPPADMSGMGGMPGMM; encoded by the coding sequence ATGTCTGCCAAAGAAATCCGCTTTTCTACCAGCGCCCGCGACCGCATGCTGCGTGGCGTCAACCTGCTTGCCGACGCCGTCAAGGTAACCCTGGGTCCGAAGGGTCGTAACGTCGTTATCGAGAAGAGCTTCGGCGCCCCGGCCGTGACCAAGGACGGCGTTTCCGTCGCCCGCGAGATCGAGCTGGAAGACAAGTTCGAGAACATGGGCGCGCAGATGGTCAAGGAAGTCTCTTCCCAGACCGCCGACGTCGCCGGTGACGGCACCACCACCGCGACCGTACTGGCCGCCGCCATCGTCCGCGAAGGCGTCAAGGCCGTCGCGGCCGGCATGAACCCGATGGACCTCAAGCGCGGCATCGACCGTGCCGTCGAGTCCGCGGTTACCGAGCTTAAGAACCTCTCCAAGCCCTGCACCGACAACAAGGCGATCGCCCAGGTTGCCACCATCTCCGCGAACTCCGACAAGAAGGTCGGCGAGATCATCGCCGAGGCCATGGAGCGCGTGGGCAAGGACGGTGTCATCACCGTCGAGGAAGGCTCCGGTTTCGAGGACGAGCTGGAAGTGGTCGAAGGCATGCAGTTCGACCGCGGCTACCTCTCGCCCTACTTCGTCAACAACCAGAAGCAGATGAGCGTCGAGCTCGAGGACCCCTACATCCTCCTGCACGACAAGAAGATCTCGAACATCCGTGATCTGCTGCCGGCCCTGGAAGCGGCCTCCCAGGCGAACAAGCCGCTGCTGATCGTCTCCGAGGACATCGAGGGCGAGGCACTGGCCACGCTGGTCATCAACGCCATGCGCGGCATCGTCAAGGTCGCGGCCGTCAAGGCACCGGGCTTCGGCGATCGTCGCAAGGCCATGCTGCAGGATCTGGCCATCGTTACCGGCGGCCAGGTGATCTCCGACGAGGTCGGCCTGACCCTCGACAAGGTCACCCTTGACGACATGGGCACTGCCAAGCGCGTCGTGGTCACCAAGGAAAACAGCACGATCATCAACGGCTCTGGCACCAAGGAAGACATCGACACCCGCGTCGAGCAGATCCGCACCCAGATCGAGAACACCTCCTCCGAGTACGACAAGGAGAAGCTCCAGGAGCGCATCGCGAAGCTGGCCGGCGGCGTTGCCGTGATCAAGGTCGGCGCCGCGACCGAGGTCGAGATGAAGGAGAAGAAGGACCGTGTCGACGACGCGCTGCACGCGACCCGTGCCGCCGTCGAGGAAGGCATCGTCCCGGGTGGCGGCGTCGCGCTGATCCGTGCGCTGGCCAGCCTCGGCGAGCTCAAGGGCGAGAACGTCGACCAGCAGACCGGCATCTCCATCGCCCTGCGCGCCATGGAAGACCCGCTGCGCTTCATCGTCGCCAACTCCGGTGGCGAGCCGTCGGTCGTCGTCCAGGGCGTACGCCAGGGCAAGGGCAACTACGGTTACAACGCCGCCAACGGCGAGTACGGCGACATGGTCGAGATGGGCATCCTGGACCCGACCAAGGTCACCCGTACCGCGCTGCAGAACGCGGCATCGGTCGCCGGCCTGATGATCACCACCGAGTGCATGATCGCCGAGCTCCCGAGCAAGGACGACGGCGGCACCCCGCCGGCCGACATGAGCGGCATGGGCGGCATGCCCGGCATGATGTAA
- a CDS encoding DUF3037 domain-containing protein, which yields MKNFACQYVVVRFSPFVETGEFANVGILMMAPRKRFFAFELQTRRYKRVTHFFDDLDPGLYRAALHQVKEELERVRGLLMEHGFDRRRKEVDTDFAKHVFHEVVRPRESIIRFSEPRVVLTDDPKKKIQDLYKFYVERNFVTKEYQEAVLERGVRKLLTSANLQDRFHQKKIGDEEFNANFPFVEEVKGRAVKIIKPLNLAQDRPSQILEHEALWQFRLSELKNKKLLPDRILFAVGGPEESHEDARHDAFYKAMDRLRKFGVETAKINDERKVIDFARAN from the coding sequence ATGAAGAATTTTGCATGCCAATACGTAGTGGTTCGCTTCTCTCCGTTCGTTGAGACGGGGGAGTTTGCGAACGTAGGGATCCTCATGATGGCGCCTCGGAAGCGATTCTTCGCCTTCGAGTTGCAGACGCGTCGCTACAAGCGTGTGACTCACTTCTTTGATGACCTCGACCCAGGGTTGTATCGAGCGGCTCTTCACCAAGTTAAGGAGGAGTTGGAGAGAGTTCGTGGACTTTTAATGGAACATGGATTCGACCGACGCCGAAAGGAAGTCGATACGGATTTTGCGAAGCATGTTTTTCATGAGGTTGTTCGTCCCCGAGAAAGCATTATTCGGTTTAGTGAGCCGAGGGTTGTTTTGACGGATGATCCAAAGAAAAAGATCCAAGACTTGTACAAGTTTTATGTTGAGCGGAATTTTGTAACGAAGGAATATCAGGAGGCAGTGCTCGAGAGAGGTGTCCGTAAGTTATTAACGAGCGCTAATCTTCAAGATCGCTTCCACCAAAAGAAAATTGGTGACGAAGAGTTTAATGCAAACTTTCCTTTTGTAGAGGAAGTTAAAGGGCGGGCTGTGAAGATAATTAAGCCACTGAATTTGGCGCAAGATAGACCCAGCCAAATTTTAGAGCATGAAGCCCTTTGGCAATTCCGCTTGTCGGAGTTGAAAAATAAGAAGTTGCTGCCTGATAGGATTCTGTTTGCTGTTGGAGGGCCGGAGGAGTCGCATGAGGACGCCCGTCATGACGCTTTCTATAAGGCCATGGATCGTCTCAGGAAATTCGGTGTGGAAACCGCAAAAATAAATGACGAACGAAAGGTCATCGACTTTGCGCGGGCGAACTAG
- a CDS encoding co-chaperone GroES: MKIRPLHDRVLVKREEEERKTASGIVLPDSAAEKPNRGEIIAAGPGKSNDKGEVRQIGVKVGDKVLFSQYAGTKVKVEGDELLMMGEDDILAVIED; encoded by the coding sequence ATGAAAATCCGTCCTTTGCATGATCGTGTGCTGGTAAAGCGCGAAGAAGAAGAACGCAAGACCGCCTCTGGCATCGTTCTGCCGGACTCGGCTGCCGAGAAGCCGAACCGTGGCGAGATCATCGCTGCCGGTCCGGGCAAGTCCAATGACAAGGGCGAAGTCCGCCAGATCGGCGTGAAGGTCGGCGACAAGGTGCTGTTCAGCCAGTACGCCGGCACCAAGGTGAAGGTCGAAGGCGACGAACTGCTGATGATGGGCGAAGACGACATCCTCGCCGTCATCGAAGACTGA
- a CDS encoding type 1 glutamine amidotransferase domain-containing protein has protein sequence MSEQLNGKRVALLVADGFEQVELAEPKRALEGAGAIAQIVSPADGQVKGWQHTDWGDAFDVDVPLDEASGADFDALVLPGGVMNPDALRQNETAVAFVRSFFDQHKPVAAICHGGWTLAEADVLQGRRVTSYPSIQTDLKNAGAVWVDEEVVVDNGLITSRNPHDLPAFNAKLIETIAAG, from the coding sequence ATGAGCGAACAACTCAATGGCAAACGTGTCGCCCTGCTGGTTGCGGACGGCTTCGAGCAGGTCGAGCTGGCCGAACCCAAGCGTGCGCTTGAGGGAGCGGGCGCGATCGCCCAGATCGTCTCGCCGGCTGACGGTCAGGTAAAGGGCTGGCAGCACACCGACTGGGGCGATGCCTTTGACGTCGACGTGCCACTGGATGAGGCCAGCGGGGCGGACTTCGACGCCCTGGTACTTCCCGGCGGGGTGATGAACCCGGATGCGTTGCGCCAGAACGAGACGGCCGTCGCCTTCGTCCGGAGCTTCTTCGATCAGCACAAGCCCGTGGCCGCCATCTGTCACGGTGGCTGGACGCTGGCTGAGGCCGACGTACTGCAGGGCCGGCGCGTGACCTCCTACCCCAGCATCCAGACCGACCTGAAGAACGCCGGTGCCGTCTGGGTCGACGAGGAGGTGGTGGTGGATAACGGCCTGATCACCAGCCGCAACCCCCATGACCTGCCGGCCTTCAACGCCAAGTTGATCGAGACGATCGCGGCAGGGTGA
- a CDS encoding DUF2254 domain-containing protein translates to MKAQLFKYWEALRTSFWFIPSIMVLGAVALSIAATQADNLAIREGWLTWGWAFTGGPDGASAVLSLIAGSMTTIAGVVFSMTLVVLSLASSQMGPRLLRSFMRDPPTQIVLGTFVATFLYCVLVVLTIRRGEEDAFVPHLSVTLGVLLAVISMGVLIYFIHHVAISIQANQVVARIGRELIDVLESLYPETIGQGPAGESARPADAAFLQRFDREAEPVCSSGDGYLQFIDADALMALAVRQDVVVRIECHPGHYVVAGGSLLRVWPAGQRSDEFDREVNAAFALGNQRTAGQDIEFALFELVEIAVRALSPGINDPFTAIACVDRLGSALCRLATRDMPSPYRHDSEGPLRVIAPSPSFPAMLDAGFDQIRQYGRSSVAVSIRLMETLVLITAFTHRPAHRAAVLRQAEMIRRGAWLSFAEQEDREALETPYRAVKQALATPVP, encoded by the coding sequence GTGAAAGCGCAGCTGTTCAAGTACTGGGAGGCCTTGCGCACCAGTTTCTGGTTCATCCCGTCGATCATGGTCTTGGGGGCCGTGGCGCTGTCGATCGCTGCCACTCAAGCGGACAATCTGGCGATACGCGAGGGGTGGCTGACCTGGGGGTGGGCATTCACTGGTGGCCCTGACGGGGCCAGTGCGGTGCTGAGCCTTATTGCCGGGTCGATGACGACCATTGCCGGTGTCGTGTTCTCCATGACTCTGGTGGTGCTTTCCCTGGCCTCGTCGCAGATGGGCCCGCGTCTGCTGCGCAGCTTCATGCGCGACCCGCCGACCCAGATCGTGCTCGGGACGTTCGTGGCCACGTTTCTCTACTGCGTGCTGGTGGTGCTCACCATTCGGCGTGGTGAAGAGGACGCGTTCGTGCCGCACCTGTCGGTCACCCTGGGGGTGCTGTTGGCGGTGATCAGCATGGGGGTGTTGATCTACTTCATCCATCACGTGGCCATTTCCATCCAGGCGAACCAGGTGGTCGCGCGAATCGGCCGTGAACTGATCGATGTGTTGGAGAGCCTGTACCCCGAAACCATTGGTCAGGGGCCGGCGGGGGAGTCCGCGCGGCCCGCGGATGCGGCCTTCTTGCAGCGCTTTGATCGAGAGGCCGAGCCGGTGTGTTCCTCGGGCGACGGCTACCTGCAATTCATCGATGCCGATGCCCTGATGGCCCTGGCCGTGCGCCAGGATGTGGTCGTTCGTATTGAGTGTCACCCCGGCCATTACGTGGTTGCCGGCGGATCCTTGCTGCGGGTCTGGCCTGCTGGCCAGCGGAGCGACGAGTTTGACCGGGAGGTCAACGCGGCCTTTGCCCTGGGCAATCAGCGCACCGCCGGCCAGGACATCGAATTCGCTCTCTTCGAGCTGGTGGAGATTGCCGTGCGGGCGTTGTCGCCGGGGATCAATGATCCGTTCACCGCCATTGCCTGTGTCGATCGACTCGGTTCGGCGTTGTGCCGACTGGCCACGCGCGACATGCCATCTCCGTATCGGCATGACAGTGAGGGACCGTTGCGGGTGATTGCTCCCTCCCCCAGTTTCCCGGCGATGCTCGACGCCGGGTTCGACCAGATTCGGCAATACGGGCGATCGAGCGTAGCGGTGAGCATTCGGTTGATGGAAACGCTCGTGCTGATCACGGCCTTTACACATCGACCGGCCCACCGGGCGGCAGTCCTGCGGCAGGCCGAGATGATCCGGCGGGGAGCGTGGCTGAGCTTTGCCGAACAGGAGGACCGTGAGGCACTGGAGACGCCCTATCGGGCGGTAAAGCAGGCGCTGGCCACGCCGGTGCCGTAA
- a CDS encoding YtoQ family protein, whose product MSLTVYLSGEIHTDWREQIEQGAKDACLDITFTRPVTDHAASDAAGDLLGEEDKQFWRDHKSAKVNAIRIKTLLEQADVVVVRFGDKYKQWNAAFDAGYCAAMGTPYITLHDEDIVHPLKEVDAAAMAWATTPEQVVGILKHVMRD is encoded by the coding sequence ATGAGCCTGACCGTCTACCTTTCCGGCGAGATCCACACCGACTGGCGCGAACAGATCGAGCAAGGGGCAAAGGACGCCTGCCTCGACATCACCTTCACCCGGCCGGTCACCGACCACGCCGCCAGTGATGCCGCCGGCGACCTGCTGGGTGAGGAGGACAAGCAGTTCTGGCGCGACCACAAGTCCGCCAAGGTCAACGCGATCCGCATCAAGACCCTGCTCGAACAGGCCGACGTGGTCGTGGTGCGCTTCGGCGACAAGTACAAGCAGTGGAACGCCGCCTTCGACGCCGGCTACTGCGCCGCCATGGGCACGCCCTACATCACCCTGCACGACGAAGACATCGTCCACCCGCTCAAGGAAGTCGATGCCGCCGCCATGGCCTGGGCGACCACGCCGGAACAGGTGGTCGGCATTCTCAAGCACGTCATGCGCGACTGA
- a CDS encoding CPXCG motif-containing cysteine-rich protein — MEPLIDASAVCPYCGEPVDFSIDTSAGEQTFVEDCSVCCQPIVVTIKWTAEGPTLELHQENE, encoded by the coding sequence ATGGAACCACTCATCGACGCCAGTGCCGTCTGCCCCTACTGCGGCGAGCCGGTCGACTTCTCGATCGACACCAGCGCCGGCGAGCAGACCTTCGTCGAGGACTGCAGCGTCTGCTGCCAGCCGATCGTGGTGACTATCAAGTGGACCGCCGAGGGCCCGACACTGGAACTGCACCAGGAGAACGAGTGA
- the icd gene encoding NADP-dependent isocitrate dehydrogenase, with product MSFDKITIPEGDKITVTADGTLTVPDRPIIPFIEGDGIGIDVTPVMKKVIDAAVEKAYAGKRQISWMEVYAGEKSTDVYPDGSGLPAETMEAIRDYVVSIKGPLTTPVGGGFRSLNVALRQKLDLYVCLRPVRYFTGTPSPVKHPEKTDMVIFRENSEDIYAGIEWAAGTPEVKKVIDFLTKEMNVENIRFPESSGIGIKPVSEDGTKRLVRRAIEYAIANDRESVTLVHKGNIMKFTEGAFKNWGYELAKEEFGAEPLDGGPWMKLKNPNTGRDIVIKDSIADAFLQQILLVPEEYDVVATLNLNGDYVSDALAAQVGGIGIAPGANLSDTVAMFEATHGTAPNIAGKDLANPSSVILSAEMMLRHLGWTEAADAVIKAMEGAIASGNVTGDLARLMDKPNQVGCKAFGEELIRQMG from the coding sequence ATGAGCTTCGACAAGATCACCATCCCCGAGGGCGACAAGATCACCGTCACCGCCGATGGCACCTTGACCGTGCCGGATCGGCCGATTATCCCGTTCATCGAGGGTGACGGCATCGGCATCGACGTCACGCCGGTGATGAAAAAGGTCATCGACGCGGCCGTCGAGAAGGCCTACGCCGGCAAACGCCAGATCTCATGGATGGAGGTCTACGCCGGCGAGAAGTCGACCGACGTCTATCCGGACGGCAGCGGCCTGCCGGCCGAGACCATGGAAGCGATCCGCGACTACGTGGTCTCCATCAAGGGGCCGCTGACCACGCCGGTCGGCGGCGGCTTCCGTTCCCTGAACGTGGCCCTGCGCCAGAAGCTCGACCTGTACGTCTGCCTGCGCCCGGTGCGCTACTTCACCGGCACCCCCAGCCCGGTCAAGCACCCGGAGAAGACCGACATGGTCATCTTCCGCGAGAACTCCGAGGACATCTACGCCGGCATCGAGTGGGCCGCGGGCACCCCGGAAGTGAAGAAGGTGATCGACTTCCTGACCAAGGAAATGAATGTCGAGAACATCCGCTTCCCGGAGAGCTCGGGCATCGGCATCAAGCCGGTCTCCGAGGACGGCACCAAGCGCCTGGTGCGCCGGGCGATCGAATACGCGATCGCCAATGATCGCGAGTCGGTCACCCTGGTGCACAAGGGCAACATCATGAAATTCACGGAAGGGGCCTTCAAGAACTGGGGCTACGAGCTCGCGAAAGAAGAGTTCGGCGCCGAGCCGCTCGACGGCGGCCCGTGGATGAAGTTGAAGAACCCCAACACCGGCCGCGACATCGTCATCAAGGACTCGATCGCCGATGCCTTCCTGCAGCAGATCCTGCTGGTGCCGGAAGAGTACGACGTGGTCGCCACGCTGAACCTCAACGGTGACTACGTCTCGGATGCGCTGGCCGCGCAGGTCGGCGGCATCGGCATCGCGCCGGGCGCCAACCTCTCCGACACCGTCGCCATGTTCGAGGCCACCCACGGCACGGCGCCGAACATCGCCGGCAAGGACCTGGCCAACCCGTCGTCGGTCATCCTCTCGGCCGAGATGATGCTGCGCCACCTTGGCTGGACCGAGGCGGCCGATGCCGTCATCAAGGCGATGGAAGGCGCGATCGCCAGCGGCAACGTCACCGGCGATCTCGCCCGCCTGATGGACAAGCCCAACCAGGTCGGCTGCAAGGCCTTCGGTGAGGAGCTGATCCGCCAGATGGGCTGA
- the ilvD gene encoding dihydroxy-acid dehydratase, with amino-acid sequence MTNPSNDPRRRHSAPVVDGINKSASRAMLRAVGFEDEDFKKPQVGVASTWSQVTPCNAHIDKLADAARSGADNAGGKGVIFNTITISDGIANGTEGMKYSLVSREVIADSIETVAGCEGFDGLVAIGGCDKNMPGCLIGMARLNRPSVFVYGGTILPGKCHTDIVSVFEAVGAYTKGEIDLPRLEDIEKTAIPGPGSCGGMYTANTMASAIEALGMSLPGSSAQNAVSEEKRADSEAAGAAVLDLLDKDIKPRDIMTREAFENAITVTIALGGSTNAVLHLLAMANVVDVPLTLDDFTEIGRRVPVLADLRPSGHYMMSELVAIGGIQPLMKNLLDVGLLHGDCLTVTGRTLAENLADVTPYPDDQQIIAPLDAPKKADSHLRILKGNLAPEGAVAKITGKEGTRFAGTARVFGSEEEAQARILDGTVTAGDVLVIRYEGPRGGPGMREMLSPTSAIMGRGLGKEVALITDGRFSGGSHGFVVGHITPEAFDGGPIALIEDGDTITIDAEADTIEVDVEPDELERRRANWQRPAPNYPRGVLAKYAKTVSSASTGAVTDLPD; translated from the coding sequence ATGACCAACCCCAGCAACGATCCGCGCCGCCGTCATTCCGCCCCCGTGGTCGACGGCATCAACAAGTCCGCCAGCCGCGCCATGCTGCGCGCGGTGGGTTTTGAGGACGAGGATTTCAAGAAGCCACAGGTCGGTGTCGCCTCGACCTGGAGCCAGGTCACGCCCTGCAACGCCCACATCGACAAGCTCGCCGATGCCGCGCGCAGCGGGGCCGACAACGCCGGCGGCAAGGGCGTGATCTTCAACACCATCACCATCTCGGATGGCATCGCCAACGGCACCGAGGGCATGAAGTATTCGCTGGTCTCGCGCGAGGTGATCGCCGATTCCATCGAAACGGTCGCCGGCTGCGAGGGCTTCGACGGGCTGGTCGCCATCGGCGGCTGCGACAAGAACATGCCCGGCTGCCTGATCGGCATGGCGCGCCTCAACCGCCCGTCGGTGTTCGTCTACGGCGGCACCATCCTGCCGGGCAAGTGCCACACCGACATCGTCTCGGTGTTCGAGGCGGTCGGCGCCTACACGAAGGGCGAGATCGACCTGCCGCGCCTGGAGGACATCGAGAAGACCGCCATCCCGGGCCCGGGCTCCTGCGGCGGCATGTATACGGCCAACACCATGGCCTCGGCGATCGAGGCGCTCGGCATGAGCCTGCCCGGCAGCTCGGCGCAGAATGCGGTCTCCGAGGAGAAGCGCGCCGACAGCGAGGCGGCCGGCGCAGCGGTGCTCGATCTTCTCGATAAGGACATCAAGCCGCGCGACATCATGACCCGCGAGGCCTTCGAGAACGCCATCACCGTAACAATCGCCCTGGGCGGCTCGACCAACGCCGTGCTGCACCTGCTGGCGATGGCGAATGTGGTCGATGTGCCGCTCACCCTGGACGATTTCACCGAGATCGGCCGGCGCGTGCCGGTGCTCGCCGACCTACGCCCCTCCGGGCACTACATGATGAGCGAGCTGGTCGCCATCGGCGGCATCCAGCCGCTGATGAAGAACCTGCTCGACGTGGGCCTGCTGCACGGCGACTGCCTGACCGTCACCGGCCGGACGCTCGCGGAAAACCTGGCCGATGTGACGCCCTACCCCGACGACCAGCAGATCATCGCCCCGCTGGATGCCCCGAAGAAGGCCGACAGCCACCTGCGCATCCTCAAGGGCAATCTCGCCCCCGAGGGTGCGGTCGCCAAGATCACCGGCAAGGAAGGCACCCGCTTTGCCGGCACCGCGCGGGTGTTCGGCTCCGAGGAGGAGGCCCAGGCCCGTATCCTCGACGGCACCGTCACCGCCGGCGACGTGCTGGTGATCCGCTACGAGGGCCCGCGCGGCGGGCCGGGCATGCGCGAGATGCTCTCGCCCACCTCGGCCATCATGGGCCGCGGACTGGGCAAGGAAGTGGCACTCATCACCGACGGGCGCTTCTCCGGCGGCAGCCACGGCTTCGTGGTCGGCCACATCACACCCGAGGCCTTCGACGGCGGGCCGATCGCGCTGATCGAGGACGGCGACACCATCACCATCGATGCCGAGGCCGACACCATCGAGGTGGACGTCGAGCCCGACGAGCTCGAGCGCCGTCGCGCCAACTGGCAGCGCCCGGCGCCCAACTACCCGCGCGGCGTGCTGGCAAAATACGCGAAGACCGTGAGCTCGGCCTCCACCGGCGCGGTCACCGACCTGCCCGACTGA
- a CDS encoding HipA family kinase, producing the protein MMRVENWLSYGASGSLPVEGWLLVVQITEVVRRAEQGVTRPFICRDDEGVTYFVKGIGAGRKSQLSEWLCGKFAEAIGLPVAPFKIVEVPEELLEFDNGMDLSDLGSGPVFASEKQEVIELTGAAIDEIPDEVQRDVLVFDWWVRNSDRMFSTENGGNPNLFLRPRSHELVVIDHNQAFDEDFSPEEFLEYHIFAHQAEGVFGDMFRRDAYNSRFASILDQWDVIRRTVPPEWGYTDPEMTVPVSFGLEDAYRVLSQHDQVGFWDR; encoded by the coding sequence ATGATGCGGGTCGAAAATTGGTTAAGCTACGGAGCTTCAGGCTCGCTTCCTGTTGAGGGGTGGTTGTTGGTAGTCCAAATTACCGAGGTCGTACGTCGTGCTGAGCAGGGGGTGACGCGGCCCTTCATTTGTCGTGATGACGAAGGGGTCACCTACTTTGTCAAAGGCATCGGTGCTGGACGTAAGAGTCAGCTTTCCGAATGGCTTTGTGGCAAGTTTGCTGAGGCGATTGGGCTGCCTGTGGCTCCTTTCAAGATTGTGGAAGTGCCTGAGGAACTGCTCGAGTTTGATAACGGCATGGATCTGTCGGACCTCGGTTCTGGCCCGGTCTTTGCTTCCGAGAAGCAAGAAGTCATAGAGCTTACCGGAGCAGCGATAGACGAAATTCCCGATGAGGTTCAACGAGATGTTCTGGTGTTCGATTGGTGGGTAAGGAACTCGGATCGGATGTTCAGTACCGAGAATGGTGGGAACCCGAACTTGTTTTTGCGTCCGCGATCACACGAACTAGTAGTGATTGATCACAACCAAGCCTTCGATGAGGACTTTAGTCCGGAAGAGTTCCTTGAATATCATATATTTGCGCATCAGGCGGAAGGTGTCTTCGGTGACATGTTTCGAAGGGACGCGTACAACAGCCGATTTGCCTCTATTCTCGATCAGTGGGATGTGATTCGGCGAACTGTTCCGCCTGAGTGGGGATACACAGACCCTGAGATGACCGTTCCAGTCAGTTTCGGCCTAGAGGATGCTTATAGGGTGTTGAGTCAGCACGATCAGGTTGGCTTTTGGGATCGGTAA